From Rutidosis leptorrhynchoides isolate AG116_Rl617_1_P2 chromosome 3, CSIRO_AGI_Rlap_v1, whole genome shotgun sequence, a single genomic window includes:
- the LOC139899173 gene encoding RPM1-interacting protein 4-like isoform X2, which yields MARPTVPKFGNWETEDNVPYTIFFDKARKGKTGGKMINPNDPQENPEMFADIKTPPRPTPVPKSRPYTEPEEPGRRQTVRTTHDRRVSREESEYAPPNNNMGNRTGGSAHQRGGQGAGTGRQVRNSGGSDHSVDKSPLHPRYQGKVTPKGSASPAYDSSHGTPGRSRMKPNQSADSGAAVPRFGEWENDPSSAENYTDIFNIVRKEHAEGSPVVSGSDSRPNYNIPRKQEPKSKCCCFPW from the exons ATGGCA CGCCCAACTGTACCGAAATTCGGCAACTGGGAAACTGAAGATAATGTTCCTTATACCATTTTCTTTGACAAGGCTCGAAAGGGTAAAACTGGTGGCAAGATGATTAACCCAAACGACCCACAAGAAAATCCCGAAATGTTTGCTGATATTAAAACCCCTCCACGGCCCACTCCTGTTCCTAAATCCCGGCCCTACACTGAACCAGAAGAACCTGGTCGTAGACAAACGGTTCGAACCACTCATGACCGACGGGTGAGCCGTGAAGAAAGTGAATATGCACCGCCTAATAATAACATGGGAAACAGAACTGGTGGCTCAGCCCATCAACGTGGCGGTCAAGGGGCGGGTACAGGGCGGCAGGTGAGGAATAGTGGTGGGTCCGATCATAGCGTTGATAAGTCGCCACTTCATCCCCGTTATCAGGGGAAAGTTACCCCGAAGGGTAGTGCGTCTCCTGCTTATGATAGTAGCCATGGTACTCCTGGAAGATCAAGAATGAAGCCGAATCAATCT GCTGATAGCGGAGCCGCAGTTCCTAGGTTCGGGGAGTGGGAAAATGACCCTTCATCTGCAGAAAACTATACTGATATTTTCAACATCGTACGCAAGGAACATGCAGAAGGATCACCCGTTGTATCTGGTTCAGATTCAAGACCAAATTATAATATTCCACGTAAACAAGAACCCAAAAGCAAG TGCTGTTGCTTTCCGTGGTAG
- the LOC139899173 gene encoding RPM1-interacting protein 4-like isoform X1 gives MARPTVPKFGNWETEDNVPYTIFFDKARKGKTGGKMINPNDPQENPEMFADIKTPPRPTPVPKSRPYTEPEEPGRRQTVRTTHDRRVSREESEYAPPNNNMGNRTGGSAHQRGGQGAGTGRQVRNSGGSDHSVDKSPLHPRYQGKVTPKGSASPAYDSSHGTPGRSRMKPNQSADSGAAVPRFGEWENDPSSAENYTDIFNIVRKEHAEGSPVVSGSDSRPNYNIPRKQEPKSKGRQKCFFLK, from the exons ATGGCA CGCCCAACTGTACCGAAATTCGGCAACTGGGAAACTGAAGATAATGTTCCTTATACCATTTTCTTTGACAAGGCTCGAAAGGGTAAAACTGGTGGCAAGATGATTAACCCAAACGACCCACAAGAAAATCCCGAAATGTTTGCTGATATTAAAACCCCTCCACGGCCCACTCCTGTTCCTAAATCCCGGCCCTACACTGAACCAGAAGAACCTGGTCGTAGACAAACGGTTCGAACCACTCATGACCGACGGGTGAGCCGTGAAGAAAGTGAATATGCACCGCCTAATAATAACATGGGAAACAGAACTGGTGGCTCAGCCCATCAACGTGGCGGTCAAGGGGCGGGTACAGGGCGGCAGGTGAGGAATAGTGGTGGGTCCGATCATAGCGTTGATAAGTCGCCACTTCATCCCCGTTATCAGGGGAAAGTTACCCCGAAGGGTAGTGCGTCTCCTGCTTATGATAGTAGCCATGGTACTCCTGGAAGATCAAGAATGAAGCCGAATCAATCT GCTGATAGCGGAGCCGCAGTTCCTAGGTTCGGGGAGTGGGAAAATGACCCTTCATCTGCAGAAAACTATACTGATATTTTCAACATCGTACGCAAGGAACATGCAGAAGGATCACCCGTTGTATCTGGTTCAGATTCAAGACCAAATTATAATATTCCACGTAAACAAGAACCCAAAAGCAAG GGAAGACAAAAATGTTTTTTTCTGAAGTGA